Within Bradymonas sediminis, the genomic segment CACTCACCCGTCGCCTCGGAAGCGCCCTTGCGCCAAAACTCCGGCGCCTCGCGCTTGCTAAAGTCCAGCCATTGCCAACCTTCTTCGCTCCAATATGCTTCGTTCTGATAACCGCCGGCCTCCACAAATTCGAGGAATTCCTGGTTGCTCACCAGATATTGACTCGCCTCGAATCCGGCGACGTCGGCCTCGTGGCTGCCATACTCATTGTCCCAGCCATAGATATCGGAATCCGCGTCCTTGCCCAGCACGACGCGCCCGCCCTCGACCGGCAGCAACTTATTGGTCGGCGCGGGCCCGAAGTCCTCGCAACGCGCCCAATCGGGATGGGGCGACACCCACTCAATCTTCTGCTGGCGGATGAGCACCGAGGAAGTCTCCAGGTGGATTCGCTCATGCTCGATGCCCATGACGATGGCCCACCACGGGCTCTCCTGGTTAATGGGCAGTGACAGCGGCGCGCTCTCGATAATGCCAAGCACCCGATTTCGCACCTTATTTCGGTACTCCATCACCTGCGCGACCGTCGGCCAATTATAATTGCTCTCGTCGAGGTCATCCCAACTCATCTCGTCGACGCCGACCGCAAAGACCGACTCAAACTCCTCATCGACTCGCTCGTTGAGCAGGCGCGTGAGCATCAATTTATTGACAAAAAAGGTCGCGGTATGCCCGAGATAAAAGATCAACGGGTGGCGCAGGCTGATCGACTTCTTCAGATAGGCGTCATCGCAATTAAGGCACTCAAAGAGCGACTCATAGCGCGTCCAGGTATCCAAAAAATAGTCGCGAATACGCCGGCGCATCTCCAGCGGGTCATCGCCGCTTAGGCGCGGCGTGCGGGTGACAAGCGGAGGAATAGACGCGTCTTCGGGCATGGATTCTTGATGCATTTGGATGGCTCAATTTCGAATCAATATGAATAAGCCCCGGCATAAACCAGGGCGTATAAGTGCAAAATGGTATGCGCCGTTTAAGATGCGCACGCGCGAAAAAGGTTGCAAAATCCTGAGGATTAATCCTCGGCGCAGGCCGCCTCGACCTGCGTAAGATATCGCTCCAAACCGCTGAGTCGGGAGAGCCAGGACAGCGGGATGCCGTCGCCCCCGATGCCACCGGCTGCGCCTAGCATCGCGCCAACGAAGATGCCCCGCCCGGCGTTATCGCCGCCGGCGAAGATATTCTGTCGCACGCCGCCGACAAAGACCAAGTGGTCGCGCAAAATCGTCACGGACACCGGGATCGCCATGCGCGTATAGCAGGCCGCGCCGAAATGCTCGGCGATATATTTCGGTCGATTTTCGTCCAGGGCGAGCGCGGACTCGATGACTTCGCGCGCCGAATCGGGCGCCTCGGCGGCGGCGGCTTTCATGGCATGCAGAATCGACTCGCCTAAGATCACCTGCTCGAGCGCGCGGGCGCCGAAGAGCGCGTAGGCGACCGCTTCGTCATGGTTATTGGTGATGCGAATCGCCTCCTCGGCGATCTCGAGCAGCCTCGGGTCCCCGGCGTAGCGCGCGACGATGGGCGGCAATTTGCTAAACGCTGGCATCTGCGCGTCATCAGCGCCAACCTTCAAGCTAAGTTCGACGTCCTCTTTGGACCCCTCGCCCTCTCCTTTCGCCTCGGCCTCTTTGGCGTTGTCCAAAGTCCCCCGCGTCGCCGCGTCGATATAGCCGCTAAAACTCCCGCCGCGCTCGAAGGTCGCGCGAAATTCGGCGAGATAATCGGCAGGC encodes:
- a CDS encoding ADP-ribosylglycohydrolase family protein, giving the protein MHPNQRKQGAILGALVADAASLGFHWLYDADRLADVAGAKPEFAAPNPRDYEGVAGYFAHADKSPGDVTHYGEQMAVALRSLAQNGGAWMPADYLAEFRATFERGGSFSGYIDAATRGTLDNAKEAEAKGEGEGSKEDVELSLKVGADDAQMPAFSKLPPIVARYAGDPRLLEIAEEAIRITNNHDEAVAYALFGARALEQVILGESILHAMKAAAAEAPDSAREVIESALALDENRPKYIAEHFGAACYTRMAIPVSVTILRDHLVFVGGVRQNIFAGGDNAGRGIFVGAMLGAAGGIGGDGIPLSWLSRLSGLERYLTQVEAACAED